The following are encoded together in the Wolbachia endosymbiont (group E) of Neria commutata genome:
- a CDS encoding gpW family head-tail joining protein — protein sequence MYTEDYLAQVEEAIQKLQSGERVVSIAYGDHVVRYAEVQINDLLNLRQRIKTELKVAGVKPKRRIVFSTNKGIDKIM from the coding sequence ATGTATACTGAAGATTATTTAGCCCAAGTTGAAGAAGCGATTCAAAAACTCCAAAGCGGGGAAAGAGTGGTTTCAATTGCTTATGGTGACCATGTAGTCCGTTATGCAGAAGTCCAAATAAATGATCTATTGAATTTAAGGCAACGTATTAAGACTGAACTAAAGGTTGCAGGGGTAAAACCAAAAAGAAGGATTGTTTTTTCGACAAATAAAGGGATTGACAAAATTATGTAA
- a CDS encoding ankyrin repeat domain-containing protein, giving the protein MKCLINAPNSKINLQDYENKTPLHYADRLKTIEVLLTREDIDPLVKDDSGKTPFCYAKEGNRPEIIKALISNKYGSEKNSLLHLAAERGYVELLDDILKEGINVDILNGKNQSPIYLAAERGNLNVVKSLLKKGANPISAVDYGIKSNNLELLKILLVGRNISLLDRTSGIDFPTFHALSNRYIERRKVANKKVKKCNKIIGVSVAVSGVAAAIYIGLITTTISSAIIFVTITGVLALIVAIIISDLARRYIENEFQKKMFMELEEYKETESSVTKIDDVEVESLRSKCLGGA; this is encoded by the coding sequence GTGAAATGCTTAATAAATGCTCCAAACTCTAAAATTAACTTACAAGATTATGAAAATAAAACACCCCTACATTACGCTGATAGGCTCAAAACCATAGAAGTTTTACTAACCCGAGAAGATATTGATCCTTTAGTAAAAGACGATAGCGGCAAAACACCTTTTTGTTATGCAAAAGAAGGAAATAGACCAGAAATAATAAAAGCCTTGATAAGTAATAAATATGGATCTGAAAAAAACAGTTTATTACACCTGGCAGCAGAAAGAGGATATGTTGAGCTACTGGATGATATTTTAAAAGAAGGAATTAATGTAGATATTTTAAACGGAAAAAATCAATCACCAATCTATCTTGCTGCAGAGCGTGGAAACTTAAACGTTGTAAAATCATTGCTTAAAAAAGGAGCAAATCCTATTTCAGCAGTTGATTATGGAATAAAATCAAATAATTTAGAGCTACTAAAGATTTTGCTTGTGGGAAGAAATATATCCCTATTGGATAGAACATCTGGAATAGATTTTCCCACATTTCATGCTTTAAGCAATAGATATATAGAGCGTAGAAAAGTGGCCAATAAAAAGGTGAAAAAATGCAACAAAATTATCGGTGTTTCTGTTGCAGTAAGTGGAGTGGCAGCAGCAATATACATAGGTTTAATAACAACAACAATAAGTAGTGCTATCATTTTTGTAACAATAACGGGAGTGCTTGCACTTATTGTAGCAATAATCATCAGTGATCTTGCTAGACGTTATATCGAAAATGAATTTCAAAAGAAGATGTTTATGGAATTGGAAGAGTATAAAGAAACAGAAAGTAGCGTAACAAAAATTGATGATGTTGAAGTAGAAAGCTTACGCAGCAAGTGTTTGGGCGGAGCATAA
- the recO gene encoding DNA repair protein RecO, whose protein sequence is MRWKDEGIIIATKKYGDKNLILSLFTKNHGKRRGLIRLTNSNNLKFQVSNLLDVEWSAKLLENLGFFKCELIESSFHHFFHDRLKNIAIVAFFSILEKVLPESERFPVLYDNFRYFIDIMKHENLSWQSHYLNLELLLLTQMGFKLDLSKCAVTGMTKNLQFISPKTGRSVSKEAGSYYADKLLPFPQMLYNVYNNNLQNSYSAQEFQLGLKVTGYFLNKYLFLQLEMKLPESRSLMLSF, encoded by the coding sequence ATGAGATGGAAAGATGAGGGCATTATTATAGCCACTAAAAAATATGGAGATAAGAATTTAATTCTCTCTTTGTTTACGAAAAATCATGGAAAACGTAGAGGGTTGATTAGATTAACAAATAGTAATAACCTTAAATTTCAAGTAAGTAATCTATTAGATGTTGAGTGGAGTGCTAAGCTACTTGAAAATCTGGGATTTTTTAAGTGTGAATTAATCGAATCTTCATTTCATCATTTTTTTCATGATAGATTAAAAAACATTGCTATTGTTGCTTTTTTCTCCATTTTAGAAAAGGTGCTGCCAGAAAGCGAACGATTCCCAGTGTTATATGATAACTTTCGATATTTTATCGATATAATGAAACATGAGAATCTATCTTGGCAAAGTCATTATCTCAATTTAGAACTTTTGCTTCTTACTCAGATGGGATTCAAATTAGACCTGTCCAAGTGTGCTGTAACAGGAATGACAAAAAATTTACAATTTATCTCCCCAAAAACTGGTAGATCAGTATCAAAAGAAGCCGGTAGTTATTATGCAGATAAATTGTTACCTTTTCCACAAATGCTATACAACGTATATAATAATAACCTGCAAAACAGTTATTCAGCTCAAGAATTTCAACTAGGGCTAAAAGTCACTGGTTATTTTCTAAATAAATATCTATTTTTGCAGTTAGAGATGAAACTCCCGGAGTCCAGGAGTCTCATGCTGTCATTTTAA
- a CDS encoding helix-turn-helix transcriptional regulator, translating into MSNLSIQLGRKIKHFRLLRGLNQTQLGEKVGVSYTQIQRYENGSNQVLVGRLCELAEALSVDILSFFTDRHIESTDPWDEESEDVLKEYSKIKSKKSRDFVYLLTKFLSQLL; encoded by the coding sequence ATGTCAAATCTTAGTATACAGCTAGGAAGAAAAATAAAACACTTTAGGTTACTCCGTGGACTTAATCAAACTCAGCTTGGAGAAAAAGTAGGTGTTTCATATACACAAATACAGAGATATGAAAATGGCTCAAACCAGGTTTTGGTCGGTAGGCTATGTGAGCTGGCAGAAGCTTTATCAGTTGATATTTTAAGTTTCTTCACTGACAGACATATAGAGTCAACAGATCCATGGGATGAAGAGAGTGAAGATGTATTGAAAGAATATAGCAAAATTAAAAGTAAGAAGTCACGTGATTTTGTGTACTTATTAACCAAGTTTTTATCTCAGCTTTTGTAG
- a CDS encoding RadC family protein, with amino-acid sequence MNNSKNEREKLETIVLLGKDGVEDHELLGLAICSGQRVEKSIAIAEKLIQLFSGIGGVISSDYHQLISVDSEMTDSMVAIIYCIKEILGRILRGKLKELPIIDNEVILRDYLKLVIGQSRKERLRVMYLNQSYHLIHEYIQDFGTVDSTPMYLREIIGKGLNFNATSIIVAHNHPSQDLKPTKEDKESTLDLVLTCTKLGIEFVDHIIVTETGYFSFKENNLL; translated from the coding sequence ATGAATAATAGTAAAAATGAAAGAGAAAAATTAGAGACAATAGTATTATTAGGCAAAGATGGAGTAGAGGATCATGAGCTACTAGGATTAGCTATATGTTCAGGACAACGCGTGGAAAAAAGTATAGCTATTGCAGAAAAGTTAATACAGCTTTTTAGTGGTATAGGAGGAGTAATCAGCTCTGATTATCATCAACTTATAAGCGTAGACTCGGAAATGACAGACTCAATGGTTGCGATAATTTATTGCATCAAAGAAATCTTAGGCAGAATATTAAGAGGTAAGTTAAAAGAATTACCCATTATTGATAATGAAGTTATACTAAGGGATTATTTGAAATTAGTAATAGGACAATCAAGAAAAGAGCGCTTACGGGTAATGTACTTAAACCAAAGTTATCATTTAATACATGAGTATATTCAAGATTTTGGCACTGTAGACAGCACACCAATGTACTTAAGAGAGATAATTGGGAAAGGATTAAATTTTAACGCAACGTCTATTATAGTTGCACATAATCACCCCAGCCAAGATCTAAAACCTACAAAGGAAGATAAAGAAAGTACGTTAGATTTAGTTTTGACATGCACGAAATTAGGGATAGAATTTGTGGATCATATAATTGTAACAGAAACAGGTTATTTCAGCTTTAAAGAAAATAATCTGCTATAG
- a CDS encoding XRE family transcriptional regulator codes for MNNCITTETHFSQTIQFDDIKKVKIELLQIINAIIERNSWSQGEAARVLGTDQSKISYIKHLKTHGFALERIFLFLLRLNCDMELAITLLEGRTTINIQSNIKDVKIAIMCFIVNIITQYHLSQIEAAKAMKIDQPKVSNINRLKTDNFAIEHLLTLTARLGCTVEIIIKTKERLKTSPETFNI; via the coding sequence ATGAATAACTGCATTACTACCGAAACACATTTTTCACAAACTATACAATTTGACGATATTAAAAAAGTGAAAATAGAATTGTTGCAAATAATTAATGCAATAATAGAAAGAAATTCTTGGTCTCAAGGAGAAGCAGCACGGGTTCTTGGTACTGACCAATCAAAAATTTCCTACATTAAACATTTGAAAACTCATGGCTTTGCTTTGGAGCGAATTTTCCTTTTTCTACTCAGGCTGAACTGTGATATGGAATTGGCAATAACTTTACTAGAAGGCAGAACCACTATAAACATACAATCCAATATTAAGGATGTGAAAATAGCAATAATGTGCTTCATTGTCAATATAATCACTCAATATCACTTATCACAAATAGAAGCAGCAAAGGCAATGAAGATTGATCAACCTAAGGTGTCTAATATAAATAGGCTGAAAACTGACAATTTTGCCATAGAGCATCTTTTGACCCTCACGGCTAGACTGGGCTGTACCGTAGAGATAATAATAAAAACAAAAGAAAGATTAAAAACTTCACCAGAAACATTTAATATATGA
- a CDS encoding transposase: MNPSNIIAGIDVSKNKLDIHIHPLGYHKVFENNVQAIDQILDFLRLHNVTKVGLEATGGYEKLCAYTLLSHGFKVYVIQPRWVRDYAKSLGIATKTDKMDCSIISRYVSNTDMRVTPLKVSNNNIDCLKQKLSRRNQLVEIAKIQKTQAHQVTDISIIKQMEELLVVLQNQIQALEDEMMALVDKSEELKRKYIPITSIPGARKITAITMICYMPELGSIRHKEISSLAGTAPFNRDSGSSKGKRCIQGGRSQVRKVLHMCILSAREWNSYIKIFFDRLYDQYKKPYKVASTAAMRKFLILANSLVRDGRIFIEEYNPKSV, encoded by the coding sequence ATGAATCCATCAAATATTATTGCTGGCATTGATGTTAGCAAAAATAAACTAGACATCCACATTCATCCACTTGGATATCATAAAGTATTTGAAAATAACGTTCAAGCTATTGATCAAATACTCGACTTTTTGCGTTTACATAACGTAACCAAAGTTGGACTTGAAGCAACTGGTGGGTACGAAAAATTATGTGCTTATACTTTACTAAGCCATGGTTTCAAAGTATATGTCATTCAACCAAGATGGGTGAGAGACTATGCAAAAAGCCTTGGTATTGCTACTAAGACTGATAAAATGGACTGTAGCATCATCTCACGTTATGTTAGTAATACAGATATGCGTGTTACTCCTTTAAAAGTTAGTAACAATAATATTGATTGCTTGAAGCAAAAGCTCTCTCGCAGAAATCAACTAGTAGAAATAGCAAAAATACAAAAAACCCAAGCTCATCAGGTAACTGATATATCCATAATCAAACAAATGGAAGAACTGCTAGTTGTTTTGCAAAATCAAATCCAAGCCCTAGAAGATGAGATGATGGCATTGGTTGATAAAAGTGAAGAGCTTAAAAGAAAATACATACCAATAACCAGTATACCAGGTGCACGTAAAATCACAGCTATTACTATGATTTGTTATATGCCAGAGCTAGGAAGTATCCGACATAAAGAAATATCTAGTCTTGCCGGAACAGCACCATTTAATCGAGACAGTGGTTCTAGTAAAGGAAAAAGGTGTATTCAGGGTGGTAGATCACAAGTTAGGAAAGTTTTACATATGTGCATTCTTAGCGCCAGGGAATGGAATTCTTATATAAAAATTTTCTTTGATAGATTGTATGATCAATATAAAAAGCCATATAAGGTTGCTTCTACTGCTGCAATGAGAAAATTTCTTATACTTGCTAACTCTTTAGTAAGAGATGGCAGGATTTTTATTGAGGAATATAACCCTAAGTCTGTTTAG